TTAATGTATTGAGCTTCTAGCCGAGCATCTATCACATTAGCCTTGTATAGAAAATATAGACTGCAATTTGTCACACAAAGAAACATTTACGGTTTCCATTTCAAGCATGAATCTTCTTTCATTAACATGTCAGATGTCACTGAAGAATGTATGCTTATTTAAGTTTCGTGGTACTGTCCTTTGATGCGACTATCAAGTATCCTGAATTTCTGAGTTAGAACGTGAGTTTGCATTTGCCTACCTTGTGAAGCTTCTTACTACTGCATTTTCTTTTTTGCAGCGTTTTCTAAAGAATCTATATGTGGATATAGTAGGTTTTGAACCATGAATTCAGATAATCTAACTTCAGTTACGGAATCTGATCAACAACAAAATGGCAGTAAAAAGCATACCCCGATAGCAACTCCCGTAGAATCTCCTTCCGCAACATCTACTTTGTCCTctgcctcttcctcttcttcatcatcttcgtctccTTTGGACTCTCTAGtaaaaggaagcaaaaaatatcccATTTCACTCTTTCCGGCTGATGAAGATTCTTTGCAGCAGCATAATGTCGATTCTTTAGACCATCCAGAACTTCTTATTGATGTTCCTTCCAGCACTTCAGATCCTACTGTAATGATTAATGAGGCGTCACCAAACCAGTCACCTCCAATACAAGTGATGGAACGAGAAGAAGTTGCACCAGATCCATATAGGATTCCATCTACTGTATTCGCAAGGAGTCCATCGGCAACACCAGTCGAATGGAGTGTGCAATCCAACGAATCATTGTTCAGCATCCATATGGGAAATAATAGTTTCTCCGCTGACCAAATTTTTCTAATGGGAAGGTCTGGAGAATTAGGCATGCCAGGGGATTACAATAACTTCCTCGATCTCAAGAAGGACCCCCCTAGCAATCCTAATAGCCCATCTCCAGCTTCTACTCCTGGGAATAAGGTTGGGGAAAGCTTAAATGCGGAAGATGCAGCAGCATCGGCTACCATGAACGAAGTGTCAAGGGTGTCAGAGGACGATCAAAATACAGAGAAAACACCTCCTGTAGATTCAGCTCGTCATTCTTCCAGCATTTCTTATCGTTCTGACGAGAGTGGAGCCAGCGTAGTTTCCTTTGCATTTCCAATGTAAGTTTTGATCATTTACACACACATATATACTTAAAATAGGTAACATCCCAAGTTACAAAACATTTGTTCTAACACCATGTATACCTTCATAAACCCGAATAGCCTACTGACATTTCTTCTTTTATATGCAGATTGACGTCTGCAGAAGGAGGGAGGGCTCCATCCACGAAGGTAGAGACGGAACATCCATTGCATCAGGTTAAAGAAAAGTCGAATGAGCAGCAGGAGGAGCAGGAACAAGTGTCGCAACAGCCGCAACCCAACACACCAACCACACCAAATGCCACAGGCGCTAATGATCGGAAATGGTTTTCATGCTTCTCTTGTTGCTCATTTTGTTCTTGAGAGTATTTGTCCACCCAGGAGGTTACACACATACTCCTCCCAACTCTCCCGATATTAACATACGCCTGCATCTCAATCTTCACAGAAGGAAATCATCATCATTGTACGAGGTGCGGAGCACATACTCGAAATGAAGTGCCACAATTTCATACTCATGCATGAAAAGTATCACACTGCCACATGGATTGAGTTCAGATACAGTTTGCatctcacatgtttggcatgacttAGTTGTAGATGAACCTGGTTGGAGGTTTAGTGCCAAGAAAGGGGTCTAAAACTCAAAAACCCACAACAAAAATATACAAGACAAGGACCACTCAATAGGAAAGAAAAGGGTGTACATGAATGTAATCTGTGTGTGTACTGAAAGGAATATGAGCTGAAATTTGCACGTGCAGTTTAGTTTTTACACTGTTTAGCTTGAAACAGTTCTTAGAAAATATATTATTTAAACTTCAATCTTTCCTTACCTAAGAACAAACATTAACCAATTTCTTAATCCTAAAAGAAAGTAATAtgataaattaaaaaataagtaaTACAATTGACAGAATATGCATTGCTTGCTTTCCCCACCACACCATTTTTGTGTCTCCTCAACTTGTAATTGTCAGGATTTCATAACCTAACTTCCAAATTACTTAAGAAACTAAATTCCCACTTTTTAAAAGATATTGGAGATGATAATGAAGTATTTTCCAAGATAAGCACACTAATATAGATTTTTGTTTTGACCTAATTTATTCAATAAGTTTATATAtacattctcttaaaagtatccAAATGCCTTTGGAAATTTTCAATTTGCatccacaaaaaaagaaaaagagaagaaactaAAATTGTTAAGAGGTTGATTGGTGAagttaatacttgttttctcaATAATATTTCAACTATAACCATCCTCACTACTAAATGTTTCCTATTAACTCGTATTTCACTGTACACACTCAAAGCCTCCTAATATAaccaaaaaaaggaaagaaatcaaAACTAGCCTCTAAAAAAGCTACTCTTCAACCAATCTTAGCTAAAGTAAACTTGCTTCTTTCTTCACTCTTCAATTCAAGAGAAAATATGAAACACAATCTTAAAAGGAAGGGGTTTGACTGACTGTAATATGCCTCAGGGGATGTGTCACGTCGATGCCTCCAGCATGCTTTACGAACTCTGCTGGAGTGAGAAAACTACCATGGCACACACAAACTATTCTTACTTCCTCACCCTTCcgatacttatacaagaatcctTCTATACGTTTCCCATTAGGTCCATATCCCTTCGTAGACACACAAGGCATTTCCTCCATCATTTTCATTCCCATTTCCCTTGAGCCGGTTTCTGCTACCTTATTAGGAGGGCTATAAGATGTATTCTCCATCTTGACATCCGTTCCGCTACTCGGTTTTTCTGAAGGCGTGGTTGGTGCCGGAGGCATAACTGGTTTTTGCTCAATGTGTTCTTTAAAAGATTGAGAACTCATTGGGCTTCTCATTTCAGATCTACTGTTCAATCCTGTTATGTTGGATTACATAATtagtgagaagaaaaaaaatatatataaaaaaaaaactcttattCAAATTTCCTACTAATTGTGACCACACGCTTCCAATAGGAACCTGGTTGTGCACATGTACCACTGTCTCTTGCAAAGATGTAACACCCATTAATAAAGCAACTAACCAGATGTAACACCCATTTATAAAGCAACTAACCATTCATCTTTCAACACCAATTCAGGTAAACTTTATATGCAACTGTAACATGACTTCAGAATCTACTTGGGTTCATATattttgttccaaaaataaaaaagacatATTTACTTTCGTACAAAAATATACCACCCTCCACCCATCTAATCGTCAATTACCAATTGCTTTCACTCAAATTCCATCCTCTTCAAGTAAATAGTCTATATTCCCTTTGATTTCGAATGGCAGCTAGAGTTGACTCATGAGGCTCATACATAATATATATGATTTCAACAGTCGGTGAATCTAAGTTAATTAGTTTTAGTCTAGAGATCTACTATACAAACATTCTCAaccatatacaaaaaaaaaaaccctcatCATGTATCCCAAGAGATTACTATACTTAACAAGTAACAACCAACAATTATGAATGAAaccaaataacaaaactaaaacaTTGTGCAATATTATTAGTTAAGCAACTTCAACAAACACACAACAAACTCTAATCTCTGCATTAAGTTAATTATTGACTAATAAGAAGTTTATATGATAATATACCTGGGACAGGTCGACCATGGATTTCATCGGAACCACCCGATGAACTACTAGCTTGAGAATTCATAGAAACTGAAACTGGTGATGGTGCTGGCGGAGGAACACCATTGATATCAATATTCCTACCAAGAGAAGGATTAGAACCCCAATTTGGTCCCCTAAAAGATATAGccattgatgaagaagaaaacagtCCATTCTTTTGCTTATTATTgtcttgttgctgctgttgcatCTTCTCTTGTTGAGAATCTTTATTATTGTTAACCCTAGTACAATTCTTTTGTTTCTCTGATCTCTTTCTTTTCGCTTCTAATCTTCTTAAAGATTGTAactcttttcttttccttctttcttcttctgttgcTACTACTACAGGCAATGAACATGTTCTTATCAAagatgctgctgatgaagaattaTTCCCTTCTTTTTCATCTTTAAACAGATTACTTAATCCTGATACTGATATTGACGATGACCTCATCAACCTCTTTTTCTCACTTGGGTTTACACCAAAACAACCTCCTAATGATAAGTTTAATTcaatctcttcatcatcttcttctgttTCCTCAGTTTTCGCTGCAAATTCCGTTGGGAAATGGTTTCCCGCCATAAATCTCTGTAACAAATCTTTTGGATATTCATTATCAATATCTGCCGAATTCTCATTATTTCTTTCACCCATTACTATCACAACACAAAGAAAAAACAGAATGAAAATATAATCAAAACGATCACACATAACCCATGCGTTTAGTATTATAAAGAAGTCTCCATTGACATAATACCTGAGGAGCGAGtctggaagaaaagagaagaagaagccattgattGAGGAaggaaagggaaaaaaaaagagaacccgagacgaagaagaagaaagaaatacaGTAGAAAAAACGAGAACttagaaaaaaattcttttaacgAAACAAAAAGACGAAAATACCCATAAGTATTGGAGAACAACACGTGTCAATCAGGTGTTATTGAGGATCGACACGTAGTTAATGTTGTCCAGATTTAGCGGCGTCGCCAAACAAGCGTCTCCATCGATAACTCAAGAGAGGAGAGAGAGGGGAAAAGAAGATGTTGCAAGATTCGGTTGTCGTGAATACGTGTCGGTTCATGACTGTGGTGACGTTTGTTATCGCCACGTGTCATATCTTGGTAGTGAATACGGATGTGTTACTCCTCGTTTTTAACTCGAGATGTCGCCATCGTTTTGATGGATTCTCTCTCCTCTTAGCTGTTATCCTTCGAAAAGGATATTTGAAGGATTAATAATTAGGGTTTGTTATAGTTTACCACGTGTCGGACAACCTCGAATTTCGAGTTGTTGTTTTATTAGGATATGAAAGAGAGAAAGAAGGAAAGGGAGTGCGACTCTTCGAATTAATAAGGAACAACCAAACGTATCTACTACTATCGCTACGAACTTCATAcgaaaatgttttatatctaCCGCATTTTTACACCAAAAAAATCCCCCGCTTATGTGTCGCTATCCTATTAGTGCACGCATTCAGGCCAGGATCCACCGCGGGCCCAACGGGTTCACCACTTTCCAATCAAGGATTTAGATATGTGACACATAGGGATGTAGAGATGTGGTGTAAAAAACCGGTAGATGGCCAGCAGCTTCGAACTTCATAAGATATACTAGTGAGTCTGTATGCGAAGAGTCGGGCCGGGGATGGATACTACAAAACCTCGAATcccattaattttttttacttttgtcctcctcctcctcgtaatgtaactaggggtgcacataccctacccatatccgccaaccctaccctacccgccagttttttaaccgtatcctaccctatccactatttggcgggtaggatggcgggtaaagattttcttaaccgccagtaaacgggtagggtggcgggtataggccatatcctacccaccctacctaggagtgcacataccctacctatacccgccaaccctaccctacccgccagttttttaatcgtatcctaccctatccattatttggcgagTAGGGtagcgggtaaagattttcttaaccgccagtaaacggatagggtggcgggtataggccatatcctacccaccctacccgttgtgcagccctaaatGTAACTACATTTATAGCAGGGTTGCGCCAATTGTTGCTGAGTCGCTGACGGACGTGTTAGAGTTGGActcttttcttcattttttgaAGAATGATTAGTATACTTGGCGAGTGCATCTATGACTTTAGTTTGAACTTTATCAGTGTATCCTGTTTATAGTAAATGGAGAAAGAAAACGTTGGAATTAATTGTTTGTTTCTCGCACGTTTTAGATATTCTTTTCCCATAAGTTTTAGTAAAATAATATGGTTTACTTCACTTATTTTTGATAAACTCTTACAATATTGGATCAAGGGAAAATGGGCAGAAAGTATAGTTTACAAGAGAGTCTAAgttctatgggctagattgattTACTATATTGGcagttaagtgttgcaattcaaaaagaaaaagtgtGGTCTAAAAGTTACAATAGTTCTTTCTCCTATCATTTGATCGCAGTTAAACTAACAGCGAGATTGAAACGATGAATGGTTCGGCGCTCAAAAAATGACAtttacgctgaatggttcagcgctgggagattaattttctgatctaacggctgagatttaaaacgctgaaccaaacaacgctgGACAATGCTCTCAGATGACGTGacctgctaatctagctgctagattagcactctcATAAGACTTAGCCTAAGGTTTTCCAAAGTAGTAGCATTTCTAAAAATAGAAACATAATAACTCTTACAGGCTGTTTGGAGATACTGGAGAAGCCGTCTTCCATTTTCTTTTAAGAAGTTAATTCGCCAAACAattgacccaaaaaaaaaaaaaattttgcctAACTTTTTCATAATCGACTCCTTGTGATTACACTAACTAGGATATACATAAGCACTATATCGTCAAGGCATCAACCGTCTGATAGTACACATTCAAGTTTCGGATAAAGTGCGAGTACCCAAGTAGAAAGAAAGACAACCCGGTCTTGTGAAATACCATTCAGAGTCCGGAcacatgaaaaaaaaattctcaatcatTCTCGAAGATCTTATCAATTGAAACTCCAACACGTCGAGAAAGATTTCATCGGTTGTGGAATCTAGCCTTTTATCATCATCAGTCTAGAAAGAGTTGTTAAACAAATTTCATgataagaggaaaaaaaaataacaataataatatcaGACCATCCACTTGTTCAAACGTGTCGATTAAACAAACACTATAAAAACAGATCTTGACTTTAGTCAACAAAAGTCATCCTAGTTTGACCAGAACATTCCAAGTTGTGATCTTGATGTGACTCTGGAGCTAAACATATTAAGACACATGCCAACACAAGGCGTGAGTCGCGTGACAGAAATATATTATATCCCAAAAAGGACCCCCACACTTTTTCTTTCCCAACCAAAGGGCCCCACCAAAAGACACAAGTTGGTTAAGGTCCTTTTTGTCCAATTTTCCTTTTGCAAGTTGCATAGAATTGAAACCGCGTGTCGTGTCCCGACCACGTGTCAGGATTAGCGTGTGTTAACAGATCAGCATCATCAACTTGCACATAAAGAAGGCGACGTGTCAACTTTTGTTACCTTTAAAAATGACATCACCAGCTGTCTCCATGCACCAATTAATTAATTCGGAATTTTGtgaaacaaaaatatatttttaagagaaagGAGATCTTTGAATAAGAAGATCTGATAAGACACGTGAACACGTCAGTGATGTTGACGTGGATACTTTTACACGTGTCCGCGACTTGGAATAGTATTGGTGGGTGGGATGCTTCATTCTGAACAACTGCTTCTTTCGTTCAAAGTTGGGATACCGTACTAGTTACTGCTGTCTACTGAAACGTGTCGGATTTTGTGAATTTTTGGGCCAATGGATATAACGGTTTGATACTTGGAAAGGTGGACGTGTTCGTCAGAGCTAATAAACTTCAATGTTTGCAGCTACTTTTGGGAGGGAAAGTTGAAGAAATGGATCTGATCTCAACTGAAGTGTTACTGAGCGGTAGACTGTCACTCTTTGATTGAAATTAAAATAATTTGGGGCTCATCCTTGTGAATGCAATGGGTGGATATACGGAGCAGGCTTCTCTATCATCCGGTTTGAGGGATGACAACCCACATGTATAGCTCATCAAGCTAACGACTTCCATAGTCTAGTAACGAAAGCGATAACCAATCTGGAAATAAGCATAAATATTGTTTTGACCTGTAAAttcttgaatatatatatatatcgagaGGGAACAACAGAAACACACACAAGATGTGAAAAGCATGTGAACAGTAAACAAAATACTCCCACAAGAAAAGAACAGTTTGCAAGTGCATGAATCAGTGAACTACTTTCTTCAGTGTATTCCAGAATATAAAAAGTACAACACCAAATAATATACTTAAATGTAAGCAACTTATTTTCTTCCTGGCTAAGGTTTATTTCCAAATCCTTATTGCTACAGGCCTACATTACAATAATTCGGCCACTGGCTAATTAAACTGCACGGCTACGATAAGTCCTGAACCTGATACGTGCTGGTAATTAATCaggaatgatttttttttgggaccatggtcttattaggccaccttccctatagttataaggggtatcctaaaacattgaaatgactaatctatccttaacctaatttaatttaaaaccaacacaataaccacctctctatatatatatatataaccaccatctcctctcaccaccacctcccaccaccgccgattaccaccaccaccaccaaccaccgattaccaccaccacccaccaccaccgattaccaccaccaaccaccgattaccaccaccgccgattaccaccaccacctcctccaattatcaccaccaacaaccaccgattaccaccaccatctccgattaccaccaccaccactatatatatagcttaatttaaaacattaacaaagatattctcacaaacccattacttgtcattcgtttttggttgaataaatgagaactaatcatcaaaatgagttgaaaatggaagttgtagaGAGATTTAATGGACTTTTTTTTCAGTAAAAATTTggttatcacaaattatttttttcttaaccgaactttgagttcggttgattcgcaaaaaaatacttttaaccgaactccttgtattagaacaatacaagtccataagttcggtttgttcgcaaaattattaagttttctttgtaaccgaactgtacctataagcccagttcggttgattcgcaaaatatgttgaagtttgcgaaccaaccgaacttcttacactaggttacttttaacctgaagttcggttgggaacttggttgcgtagaagtttgcgaactaaccgaacacacaagaagtactcaaataaattgtcaagttcaaagttcggttacctaccattttatcctaggtaaccgaacattgcactgtacgaccaaaacctccattaacgagcgagttcggtaacctgcgtgtttggaaaacgtaaccgaactacactttcaggtgtgttcggttacatgttcttgacatatggtaaccgaactacactttcagatgtgttcggttacatgttgttgacatatgATTAACCGAACTAGCCCAAATTTAcattaaaaatttcatttttttgaaagtttggagcaattcaaccaacattatctaagtttgaagcatgcctgggtacccaaatacccttcctccagttgtggttggtaaaattcatcgtttttcatgttttccttcttcatcttctctaactttactctctcaataattctacttctttaaaaaaaaaactcatctgattttttaatctcactaattatatttaacttaatcatctcactaatcattacactaactattattaacactagctaatcatcacccaaaattaatcaggaggataatttaggtattaatataaatatctagataaggggtgacctagatttacttctaatgtctttacccaaaataaaaccatggtcccccaagaaaatccatggtccccaaaaaatcgttcttaatcATCCTAGCAATAAAACCGGTCAACAATCATGTGATGAATGGGATTAATGGTTTATGGGCCTGCAAATAAGTAGTTGGGTTTCATCCAAACAAAAATAGCAAGTCACACTAGTGTTGCCATTTTATACAGACTAACCGATCCTTTCTCATCTTCTTAGAAACCAATAGTGTTTTTCCCATCCTGTCGATTTTTCTTGTAGTtacattcttttcttcttcttaaaaccCACATACTTATCATGAATATTTTACAATTCACAATTGGAATATTAGGAAATGCATTCTCAATAATGCATCTACTAGCATCAAATTCAATGTAAACAAAGTTTTCGGATCCTCTCATACCGATTGCACAACTCATTTCTTCAACTCGaaacaaaaactttttttttccttttcattaCTCTCCTCTCTCTTTAATTATTATTCTCTTCGCCTATATTAACAAAAACAAAGTGGAATGCAAGTTAACTCTAATTAATAGTGTCTTAGTCAGTCTCCCTgtatattatatgtctttatacGACATTCATGTTTCGATTATAAGGAAGTTGGAGAAAATAATAAGGGATTTCTTATGGCATGACAATAAAGGTAGAAAGAAAATCCATCCAGTTAAGTGGAATGCTCTTTGCAGGGAAAAGAAATTTGGTGGTCTTGGTATTAAAAATATGCAGCTGTTCAACAAAGCTTTACTTTCAAAGTGGTCATGGAGATTTGCAACTGAAGATAACCCTCCCTGGAAGTCTATTGTGGTTGAAAATATGGTTTTGGTGAAGTGGATTGGGTCTCTAAGATTCCTAAATGTTCTTATGGGCATTCAGTATGGAGAGCAATTATGAAACATAATGCAGTTTTTACAAAACATGTGAAATTCAAGGTTAATGATGGCATTCAGGTTAGATTCTGGGATGATAACTGGCTCTATTATTCTCCAATTAAGGCTTGTTATCCAAATCTTTATGGTGCCTCAAGATCAAAACATTGTTTTGTTGCTGAAGTAGGTAGTCATGTGGGCAATTCAGTGTCTTGGAATTTGCTTCTCCCTAATAGAGTAAATGAAGTTGTTAAGCTGGAACTTGCTTTGCTCAATGCTGATTTGGTTTCTTTCAAATTTAACCTTAATTCTGATGATGAACTGCAATGGGGATTATCAAAGAATGCTAAATTTTCAGTTAAGTCTCTTTATGACAAACTGATTATGGAGGAGAACTCTGATCTAGTGGATACTATTTTTTCTCATATATGGAAACTTAAGTGCCCACCAAAGATTAGT
This genomic stretch from Papaver somniferum cultivar HN1 chromosome 5, ASM357369v1, whole genome shotgun sequence harbors:
- the LOC113281821 gene encoding probable serine/threonine-protein kinase DDB_G0278665, with translation MNSDNLTSVTESDQQQNGSKKHTPIATPVESPSATSTLSSASSSSSSSSSPLDSLVKGSKKYPISLFPADEDSLQQHNVDSLDHPELLIDVPSSTSDPTVMINEASPNQSPPIQVMEREEVAPDPYRIPSTVFARSPSATPVEWSVQSNESLFSIHMGNNSFSADQIFLMGRSGELGMPGDYNNFLDLKKDPPSNPNSPSPASTPGNKVGESLNAEDAAASATMNEVSRVSEDDQNTEKTPPVDSARHSSSISYRSDESGASVVSFAFPILTSAEGGRAPSTKVETEHPLHQVKEKSNEQQEEQEQVSQQPQPNTPTTPNATGANDRKWFSCFSCCSFCS
- the LOC113281820 gene encoding ninja-family protein 6-like isoform X1, coding for MCDRFDYIFILFFLCVVIVMGERNNENSADIDNEYPKDLLQRFMAGNHFPTEFAAKTEETEEDDEEIELNLSLGGCFGVNPSEKKRLMRSSSISVSGLSNLFKDEKEGNNSSSAASLIRTCSLPVVVATEEERRKRKELQSLRRLEAKRKRSEKQKNCTRVNNNKDSQQEKMQQQQQDNNKQKNGLFSSSSMAISFRGPNWGSNPSLGRNIDINGVPPPAPSPVSVSMNSQASSSSGGSDEIHGRPVPGLNSRSEMRSPMSSQSFKEHIEQKPVMPPAPTTPSEKPSSGTDVKMENTSYSPPNKVAETGSREMGMKMMEEMPCVSTKGYGPNGKRIEGFLYKYRKGEEVRIVCVCHGSFLTPAEFVKHAGGIDVTHPLRHITVSQTPSF
- the LOC113281820 gene encoding ninja-family protein 6-like isoform X2 encodes the protein MASSSLFFQTRSSVMGERNNENSADIDNEYPKDLLQRFMAGNHFPTEFAAKTEETEEDDEEIELNLSLGGCFGVNPSEKKRLMRSSSISVSGLSNLFKDEKEGNNSSSAASLIRTCSLPVVVATEEERRKRKELQSLRRLEAKRKRSEKQKNCTRVNNNKDSQQEKMQQQQQDNNKQKNGLFSSSSMAISFRGPNWGSNPSLGRNIDINGVPPPAPSPVSVSMNSQASSSSGGSDEIHGRPVPGLNSRSEMRSPMSSQSFKEHIEQKPVMPPAPTTPSEKPSSGTDVKMENTSYSPPNKVAETGSREMGMKMMEEMPCVSTKGYGPNGKRIEGFLYKYRKGEEVRIVCVCHGSFLTPAEFVKHAGGIDVTHPLRHITVSQTPSF